Genomic window (Acidobacteriota bacterium):
GGGCCTGCTCGTTGGGTAATCCCAGCCAGCGTGCGGAGGCGCCGCTGGCGATAATCAGCGTACGCGTCTGAATCGTTTCCTTGCCGAGACTCAACTCGAAAGGATGCTTGCTCAGATCCGCTTTGACGACGTGTCCCATGTGATATTCGGCACCGAAGCGGGAGGCCTGCTTGCGCATGTTCTCGATCAGTTCCGGTCCCTGGATGCCGTCGGGAAAGCCAGGGAAATTTTCCACCAGAGTGGTGAGTGAAAGCTGCCCGCCCGGGTGATGGCCTTCGAGCACGAGCGGCTTGAGGTTGGCACGCGCGGCGTAGAGAGCGGCCGTGTGGCCTGCACAGCCCGAACCGATGATGACGACGTTACGAATATCCATAATGGTTAGTCTGATAGATTCCGCAAAAGCGATTCGGTTGCAAACGGCACAACAGTGCGTTGAGAATTAAGGACTTTTCCGCGCGGCCGGGGGTGTCTTTTTGCTCGTCCTGCTGGCGGTGCCCCAACCTAACCGGGCCAGTTCCTGCGGCACCATCCTGCTCACGCCCAGCGTGACGCGGTAGCGGCTCATGAGCGCGGTGGCTGCCTTGAAAATCGGTTCATACACCGTCTGATCGGTGGCAGGCCCTTCGGCGCCTGAACAACGCGCCAGCACGACCGACGGCTTGCCAAAGCGCTCCAGCTTGATGCGAGAGACGGGCGTGTTGGACGACAGCATGGCGGCCGGCGAGGCAACGTTGGAAGCACTGTCTTCGATGGAGACCTGCATCAAATCTTTCGGATCGCGCACCCGCAGAGCCAGGGTCTCGATCATGTTCTTCGAATCCACGCTGAAGGAATACTGGGCGTTCAGGAAGAATGTGGACTCCGGAAATTCGCGCCGAATGCGGACCCAGTCGGCACTGGACGTCGTTCCCGGCGGCAACGGCTGCATGCCTGGAATCGCGGTGCTCTGATCGAGGGTGGAGTGTCCGCGAGCGACTTCGTAGTCCGTGCCGAACGTGAGTTTGGCCGGAACCTTTGCGAGAGCCGAAGACAGTTCCTTTTGTTCGTCCGCAGAGGGAGTGCACACGTTGATCACGTTGACTTTGACCGGCGGCTGCTGCGCGCAGACCAAGGCAGCAACAGACAGAATGACCAGGAGCAGAATTATTCGTGGGAACACGGCGAAATTGTATCAGGAGGAAACCCGTTCTCAGTTCTCAGTTCTCAGTGAAATCCGCACTTCACTAAAAACCAGCGTTGATTGAGAACTGAGAACCGAGAACTGTTACTACGCCGATTCCGTTTCTATCGCGCCGTGCCGTCGCAACAGCTGGGGAAGATTTTGCGAGAACGCGGAACGCGGCAGGACCATGTCGCAGCCCACTTCGTGGGCCTTCTGCTTCAGATCGCCCTGCACGTGGGAAAGGAATCCGATGATCGACGTGCCCTTCTTGAGCTTGCTTTTCAGCTTGGGGATCAAGGTCAGTGGCTTCGCGTTGGCGTTGTTCAGATCGAAAATGATCAGGGAAGGCTTGCCGTCGCCGTTATTGCTGAGCCGTTCGGTGAGGTCTTTTTCGTTTTTCACGAATTCGACCTTCACGTTCATTTTGCGGCCGGTCTCCTGAATCTTGGCGAGGAAGAACAGGTCCTCAACAAACGCGAAGATGCGGGATGCCGCGTCTTCGTGCTGGGCGGGAAGAGGCTCGGGATCCATCGGGGTGTAGGAAGGGCCAAAGCCGGCACGGCGCCCTCCTCCGCGACTGCCATTGTCGCTGCCCATGTTGGTGCGATAGTTGTGATCCATGGGGGCGGTGTAGATGCCCTGTTGTTGTTGGCGGTCACGGCCCATCGGGCCTCCGGGACCTCTTTTAGGCGGACGCCGTCCCCGGCGCCGTTTGTTCTTCCCTCCGCCTCCGGAGGGATTTCGCGGTCCAGCATTCATGTTTTTCTCTTGTTTGTCGTTAATCATCCAGCCTGGTTGCCCGGCTTGGTTGTTTCTACTTCCCCACTTGTAAAGGCACGCTGTTCGCATAGGCTGCTATGCCTGCACTACCAGCACAGCACCTCGCAAAACACTGGGTTGCTTCGAGAACGATGTTCAAACCGTCTTGGCGCCTTGGAGTTGTGCGCGAAGGGCCACGCTAGGAGCGCGACCGCAGGGAACTCCATGATGTTACTCATGAAAGCATCCCCTGCGCAAGGGGGTATTGCCCCTAAGTTTTGCACAACCACCAACCGTTGGTAATGCCCCGACCCTTGGCTCCTCACTGGGCAAAGGTGTTGCAGGCCTTCAAATCTCCGGTGGTAAATCCTTTTTGAAACCAGTCCATGCGCTGTTGCGAGGAGCCGTGGGTAAACGATTCGGGATTCACCCGGCCGGTCGACATGCGTTGCAAACGATCGTCGCCGACCGCTGCCGCGGCGTTCAATCCTTGCTGCACCTCTCCCTCGGCCAGCAGGTTGCGCTGGCTGGTGGAGTATCCCCAGACGCCCGCGAAACAATCTGCCTGCAATTCCAGGCGAACAGAAAGTTGATTCGCGGAACGCGGGTCGCGTCCTTGCGCCGCGCGCACTTTCTCCTCGACGCCAATCAATTTCTGAATGTGATGACCGATTTCGTGCGCGAGCACGTAGGCTTGCGCAAACTCGCCAGGCGCTCCAAAGCGCTGCTTCAACTCATCATAGAAACCCAGATCGATGTAAACCTTTTCATCCTGAGGACAATAGAACGGGCCGGTGGCGGACTGTGCCATTCCACATGCGGAATCGATGCCGTCACGAAACAGCACGAGCTTCGCATGCCTGTACGAAACACCCTCGCTGCTGAGAATCTGTGTCCACGTCTTCTGGGCGTCGTCGAGTACGAAGGAAACGAATTGCACCTCCGGCTCTTCGCGCTGGTCCCGCGCTGTGTCGGGTTGGCTGTTTTGAATCGGCGCACCGACGCCCCCGCCCCCCACCAGCGAGAGGAAATCGCGTTTGAACACCAGGCTCAACACCAGCAGGACCAGGAAACCGCCAATCCCGATGTGCATGCCGCCTAAGTTAAAGCCGCCGCCGCCACCTCCACCGCCACTGTCATCACGACGGTCTTCGAGGTCTTCGCTGCGACCACCGGGTGTCCAACGCATGGTGAGATTCCTTTCGATGATGGATTACGGGCAGCAACGCGCAGCCCAGCTCGCCACCTGTCGTCGGCTATTTTAATCGGAACCGATGAAGCGCGCCTTCTCCCGAGTCACTGTGGAGGCGGCGTCTCTGCGGTCTCGGTTCCTGCGTTGCGCCGAAACAGGAGCCAGTACACGGGCAGGCCCAACGCGACGATTGCCAGCCCCTTGGATGCATCCCAGGGCGTGGCGACTATGACGTTTACCACTAACGCAAACGCCGACCCCACGAAGACCAGCGGCGTCCAGGGGTATCCCGGTACGCGAAACGGCCGTTCGGCATCCGGTTCACGGCGGCGGAGTGGGAACACGCTGGCTCCGCCTAGTCCGTAAAAAATCCATGCCACGAACATCGTATAGCCGATCAGTTTCTGAAAACTTCCCATCATGGCTAACGCTGCCGACCAGACACCGAGGGCGATGATGGCGGTCGCGGGTGTGCGAAACCTAGGATGCACTTCGGCGAGTTTCTTGAAGAAGACGCCGTCGCGGGCCATGGCGTAAAACACTCTCGGGGCGGTTAGTACGACGCTGTTCATTCCACTAAAGACAGAAATCAAGATCGTAAGCGCCACCAGCTTGGCCGCCCACGGACCGAGGGTCACTTTCATGGCATCGGCGGCGATCACATCGGACCTGGTAGCCGCGTCCGGGCCGAGTGCGACAAGGTATCCGGAGTTTGCTACGACGTACAGAACGGTCAGAGATAGCGTCGCCCAGAAAAGGGCTCGCGGAAAATCGCGCCGAGGGTTGATAGCTTCGCCCGCACTGTAGGTCACGAACTGCCATCCTTCGTATGCCCACAACGCGGTGATCATCGCCAGGCCAAATCCTGCGGCCGCTCCTCCTGCTTCGCGTGGCCACAGAGTTGAGATCACGTCAGACTTGTGTTGTCCGAGACTGAAAAGCACGGCAGTGATGCCCAGCAACAGGACGGCTTTGATCAGCGTCGTCCAATTTTGCATGTCAGAGCTTTTGCGAGTGCCCAGTACATTGACGATGGTCACTGCGACGATGGAGGCCAGTGCAACCAGTTTCGATGCGAAGGGATTTAGCGGAATGACTGCTCCCAGATAAGTGGCAAACGCCACCCCGAGTGCGGATACCGTTCCACTCGAGATCGCGAGAAACAGGCTCCAGCCATAAAGGAATGCGGGCAGGCGGCCGAAACCGTCGCGAACATAGATGTAGACCCCGCCGGCGGAGGGCTTCATCGCGGCGAGTTCTCCATAGGTCAGCGCACCGAGCAGTGCGAGGACGCCGCCGCCGAGCCATACCAGTGTCGCCAGTCCCGTGGATCCGTGAACCTGTCGCAACACCTGCGCCGGCACCAGAAAAATCCCCGAGCCAATGACCGCTCCGACAATCAGCAGGGCCAAGTCACGCAACCGTAGAGTACGAACCAGTTCAGCCATGGATTGGAAGTACGAGTCGCGGATGATATGCGACCCCGTGCCCGGAAAGCAACTCTTGTCGATGCGGGCTCGATTCAAGTTGGTACTCAAGCAGCTTTGGGTACGGGCATTCGGCGGCTGAAGTCCAGAGTGCTTTCCGCCGATGGGAAAAGAGTGAAACCAGTAGCCGCTGGCAGCCATGCGCCCACGTCACTCCCTCTGGTTGGGCAGCGCTTTGTCGCACGCCAGCCCATCTTTGACCGGACGCAAAAAGTCTATGGGTACGAACTCCTGTTTCGAGATGGGCAGGCAAACTGTTTTTCAGCGGAGCCGGAATTCGCGTCGCGCAGTACGCTGGACAGTACGTTGCTGTTCGGCCTGAACACGCTCTGCGACGGACGCCTGGCGTTCGTGAATCTGACCCGCGACGCCTTGCTGAAAGACCTGATCACGCTGCTGCCTCCGGATCAAACCGTGGTTGAAGTCCTCGAGACCGTGGAGCCCGGGGATCGCGTGATTGCAGCGTGCAAGCGTCTGAAGGCTGCCGGATACCTGATCGCATTGGATGACTTCGCTCCCCACGACCCTCGCGAGCCGCTCTGCGAATTTGCCGACATCCTCAAGATCGACGTCCGGGCAACGCGGGTTGAGGAACGAGCCGGACTGATGCGCCGTTTCGGGGCCAAGTGCCGGATGCTGGCGGAAAAACTGGAAACACCGCACGAATTCCGACAAGCGCGCGATATGGGATTCGAACTCTTCCAGGGTTATTTCTTTCGACGTCCCGAAGTCAAGATGGTGCGCGAAGTACCAGCCAACAAGCTGCACTACATGCGCTTGCTGGAAATGGTCTGCCGCGTCGAACTGGACTTGAACGAACTGGAGACACGAATCAAACAAGAAACGGCCATCTGCTATCGACTGCTGCGCTATCTCAACTCGCCGCTTTTCGGATTCTCCCTGGAAATCAAGTCGATCCGGCACGCAATGGCGATTCTTGGCGAACGTGAACTGCGGCGCTGGATTCGACTGGTCGTAACCATCGCCGCAGCCGAGCGTTCCTGCAACGAACTGGTCCTCACCGCCCTGGCAAGAGCGCGATTCTGCGAGTCGCTTGCCGCGCGAGTGAAATCAGGGAGTGACCTCTTTCTGATGGGCCTTCTTTCGGTGATGGACGCGATCCTGGAAGTCCACATGGATGTCGTGCTGGCACAGATTCCCGTCGACAAGGAGATCAAGGCGACTCTGCTCGGACAGCCAAGTGTGCTGCGACCCATTTACCAGCTCATGCTGGCCCTGGAATCGGCAGAGTGGAGTGAAGCGATCGTTCTCGCTAAACAGCTGCATCTTTCCGACGAGGAAGCGAACAACGAATGGTGGCGAGCTCTACAGTGGGCCGAACAGGCAATGCGAGGGATGTGAGAACGGGGTCAAAGGGGAGAGGTCAGATTGCAGAGTGAACAACCCGACCTCCCTCCATAGAAATTGCTCTTCTAATCCGGGTGCTGAGTGCTGCCTTACGGCGCTTCGATCAACTCCATCTTCCCTTCCCGCGTGCGGTGCAGGACCATCAATTTGCCCTTCGGATCGCGGAATACAAATACGTCGCGATCGCGGAAATGCGCCTCTTTGATGGCTTCTTCGAGGGTCATCGGGCGGAGCGCCACGGAATCCTTCGAATGCACAAGGTGGACTTCCGTGGTCTTTGCAACGGCGGGGAATTTATGGACCGTCACCGAAACAGCAGCGCTCTCGGTGAGTCCGACAGAAGCCTCGACGCTGTCCTGCTCGGCTTCGCCATTGAATTTCTTGCCGGCCTTGCGTTTCTTGCTCAGCCACTTCGTTTTGTACTTCAACGCTTGCTTGTGAAGATGGTCGAGCGCTTCGCCGACGGCGGAAGGCATGTCAGTCGTCTGCGCCAGGCCGACAATCGGGCCGTTGCGGAGGCTGATGGTGATTTCGGCTTTGTGGCGACGCTTCTCCACCGCGAGAACCACTTTGGTTTCGAATCGATCGCCTAGAATTTTGCGAATCTTGCTGAGTCCG
Coding sequences:
- a CDS encoding HDOD domain-containing protein, producing the protein MKPVAAGSHAPTSLPLVGQRFVARQPIFDRTQKVYGYELLFRDGQANCFSAEPEFASRSTLDSTLLFGLNTLCDGRLAFVNLTRDALLKDLITLLPPDQTVVEVLETVEPGDRVIAACKRLKAAGYLIALDDFAPHDPREPLCEFADILKIDVRATRVEERAGLMRRFGAKCRMLAEKLETPHEFRQARDMGFELFQGYFFRRPEVKMVREVPANKLHYMRLLEMVCRVELDLNELETRIKQETAICYRLLRYLNSPLFGFSLEIKSIRHAMAILGERELRRWIRLVVTIAAAERSCNELVLTALARARFCESLAARVKSGSDLFLMGLLSVMDAILEVHMDVVLAQIPVDKEIKATLLGQPSVLRPIYQLMLALESAEWSEAIVLAKQLHLSDEEANNEWWRALQWAEQAMRGM
- a CDS encoding neutral zinc metallopeptidase, with the protein product MRWTPGGRSEDLEDRRDDSGGGGGGGGFNLGGMHIGIGGFLVLLVLSLVFKRDFLSLVGGGGVGAPIQNSQPDTARDQREEPEVQFVSFVLDDAQKTWTQILSSEGVSYRHAKLVLFRDGIDSACGMAQSATGPFYCPQDEKVYIDLGFYDELKQRFGAPGEFAQAYVLAHEIGHHIQKLIGVEEKVRAAQGRDPRSANQLSVRLELQADCFAGVWGYSTSQRNLLAEGEVQQGLNAAAAVGDDRLQRMSTGRVNPESFTHGSSQQRMDWFQKGFTTGDLKACNTFAQ
- a CDS encoding response regulator, which gives rise to MDPEPLPAQHEDAASRIFAFVEDLFFLAKIQETGRKMNVKVEFVKNEKDLTERLSNNGDGKPSLIIFDLNNANAKPLTLIPKLKSKLKKGTSIIGFLSHVQGDLKQKAHEVGCDMVLPRSAFSQNLPQLLRRHGAIETESA
- the raiA gene encoding ribosome-associated translation inhibitor RaiA encodes the protein MNVEYTGRHYEITPIIRKDVETGLSKIRKILGDRFETKVVLAVEKRRHKAEITISLRNGPIVGLAQTTDMPSAVGEALDHLHKQALKYKTKWLSKKRKAGKKFNGEAEQDSVEASVGLTESAAVSVTVHKFPAVAKTTEVHLVHSKDSVALRPMTLEEAIKEAHFRDRDVFVFRDPKGKLMVLHRTREGKMELIEAP
- a CDS encoding amino acid permease, whose amino-acid sequence is MAELVRTLRLRDLALLIVGAVIGSGIFLVPAQVLRQVHGSTGLATLVWLGGGVLALLGALTYGELAAMKPSAGGVYIYVRDGFGRLPAFLYGWSLFLAISSGTVSALGVAFATYLGAVIPLNPFASKLVALASIVAVTIVNVLGTRKSSDMQNWTTLIKAVLLLGITAVLFSLGQHKSDVISTLWPREAGGAAAGFGLAMITALWAYEGWQFVTYSAGEAINPRRDFPRALFWATLSLTVLYVVANSGYLVALGPDAATRSDVIAADAMKVTLGPWAAKLVALTILISVFSGMNSVVLTAPRVFYAMARDGVFFKKLAEVHPRFRTPATAIIALGVWSAALAMMGSFQKLIGYTMFVAWIFYGLGGASVFPLRRREPDAERPFRVPGYPWTPLVFVGSAFALVVNVIVATPWDASKGLAIVALGLPVYWLLFRRNAGTETAETPPPQ